Proteins from a genomic interval of Streptomyces fodineus:
- a CDS encoding FUSC family protein yields the protein MWDRLAASDPGLLRLTAGARTVTAIALTLAVLAALRVPVPQLVAGAMAAMVSTFAVQEKQRPAQAVTLALGLPVALASVSLGALLNQRVVAGDLFFVALIFCAVYGRRFGDRGTALGLIGFQVYFLSLFVHATGSALPALYGVICVAFVCSATARFVLLPQTPAGTLDRLRRAFRARLAQLIAVQAELPDAGPDDVEKVLEDLRTATARLHETALMIQGRLEDGTSDAAVARLLQRRIADAEIASERLGLLLLTARSAERTDTLTLHLPGAALPLGGELPVRDEATAALHRDLQALRLLMLRPVGEARGTALAQVRNRLLGYREEENLPKASPAVQDVFRGLGEAARAALGLRLALDGPQDESDDSPATIRSREELDAEDAAIEAGEEAAAEEPQPTGLQRPTTRAAVQVAVGSALAIAGGELLSSQRWYWAVLTCWIVFLNTASTGEILVKGYRRLLGTVLGVVAGIALAGLVGHHTWTAFALVLVFIFAMFYTAPLSYTLMSFFVTAMLGLLYTLLNTYSMAVLVLRVEETALGAACGVIAAAVVLPVRTDRRTNELLVTVLDRLADVTRAAVDQLSGGAGADLVEQARDLDQALADLRGATQPLTHPITPLRSRRDTARYVVALLETCAYHGRSLAATAELLPTHPSIAADPRLRGACARIVHNIEAIAAHVADPRATAEIETGSSIASMLEPGTPRTPRYGRVTDRVLRHLQRLDEAVSGLARPLGLTTEAARPRK from the coding sequence ATGTGGGACCGGCTCGCGGCGTCCGATCCCGGGCTGCTGCGGCTCACCGCGGGAGCGCGCACGGTCACCGCGATCGCGCTCACCCTCGCCGTCCTGGCCGCCCTGCGGGTGCCGGTGCCCCAGCTGGTCGCCGGCGCCATGGCGGCGATGGTGTCGACCTTCGCCGTCCAGGAGAAACAGCGCCCGGCGCAGGCAGTGACCCTCGCGCTCGGCCTGCCGGTGGCGCTGGCGTCGGTGTCGCTGGGCGCGCTGCTGAACCAACGGGTGGTCGCCGGGGACCTGTTCTTCGTCGCCCTCATCTTCTGCGCGGTCTACGGCCGCCGGTTCGGCGACCGCGGCACGGCACTCGGCCTGATCGGGTTCCAGGTCTACTTCCTCTCCCTGTTCGTACACGCGACCGGCTCCGCACTGCCCGCGCTGTACGGCGTGATCTGCGTGGCGTTCGTGTGCAGCGCCACCGCGCGCTTCGTGCTGCTGCCGCAGACCCCGGCGGGCACCCTGGACCGGCTGCGGCGGGCCTTCCGCGCCCGGCTCGCGCAACTGATCGCCGTCCAGGCCGAGTTGCCGGACGCCGGTCCCGACGACGTGGAGAAGGTCCTGGAGGACCTGCGCACCGCGACCGCGCGGCTGCACGAGACGGCGCTGATGATCCAGGGGCGGCTGGAGGACGGCACCTCCGACGCCGCCGTGGCCCGGCTGCTGCAGCGCCGCATCGCCGATGCCGAGATCGCCTCCGAGCGGCTCGGACTGCTGCTGCTCACCGCCCGCAGCGCCGAGCGGACCGACACCCTGACCCTGCATCTGCCGGGCGCCGCGCTGCCCTTGGGCGGTGAGCTGCCGGTACGGGACGAGGCGACGGCGGCGCTGCACCGGGACCTGCAGGCGCTGCGGCTGCTGATGCTGCGGCCGGTCGGCGAGGCCAGGGGCACCGCGCTCGCCCAGGTGCGCAACCGGCTGCTCGGCTACCGCGAGGAGGAGAACCTGCCCAAGGCCTCCCCGGCCGTGCAGGACGTCTTCCGGGGTCTCGGCGAGGCCGCGAGGGCCGCGCTGGGTCTGCGGCTGGCGCTGGACGGGCCGCAGGACGAGTCCGACGACAGCCCGGCGACCATCCGCTCGCGCGAGGAGCTGGACGCCGAGGACGCCGCGATCGAGGCGGGCGAGGAGGCCGCGGCCGAGGAGCCGCAGCCGACCGGTCTGCAGCGGCCCACGACACGGGCCGCGGTCCAGGTGGCCGTCGGCTCCGCGCTGGCCATCGCCGGCGGCGAGCTGCTGTCCAGTCAGCGCTGGTACTGGGCGGTGCTGACCTGCTGGATCGTGTTCCTGAACACCGCCTCGACCGGCGAGATCCTGGTGAAGGGCTACCGGCGGCTGCTGGGTACGGTGCTCGGTGTGGTGGCCGGCATCGCTCTGGCCGGGCTGGTCGGGCACCACACGTGGACGGCGTTCGCGCTGGTGCTGGTGTTCATCTTCGCGATGTTCTACACCGCGCCGCTGTCGTACACGCTGATGTCGTTCTTCGTCACGGCGATGCTGGGGCTGCTGTACACGCTGCTGAACACCTACAGCATGGCGGTGCTGGTGCTGCGGGTGGAGGAGACGGCGCTCGGCGCGGCCTGCGGGGTGATCGCGGCGGCGGTGGTGCTGCCGGTCCGCACCGACCGCCGTACCAACGAACTCCTCGTCACGGTCCTCGACCGGCTCGCCGATGTCACGCGGGCCGCCGTGGACCAGCTGAGCGGCGGGGCGGGCGCCGATCTGGTGGAGCAGGCGCGCGATCTGGACCAGGCGCTGGCCGATCTGCGCGGGGCCACCCAGCCGCTGACCCATCCGATCACCCCGCTGCGCTCCCGCCGGGACACCGCCCGGTACGTGGTGGCGCTGCTGGAGACGTGCGCGTACCACGGGCGGTCGCTCGCGGCCACGGCCGAGCTGCTGCCGACGCATCCGTCGATAGCGGCGGATCCCCGGCTGCGCGGGGCGTGCGCGCGGATCGTGCACAACATCGAGGCCATCGCCGCGCATGTCGCCGACCCGCGGGCCACGGCGGAGATCGAGACCGGCTCCAGCATCGCCTCGATGCTGGAGCCGGGAACCCCGCGCACCCCGCGCTACGGCCGGGTCACCGACCGGGTGCTGCGCCATCTGCAGCGGCTGGACGAGGCGGTCTCGGGCCTGGCCCGGCCGCTGGGCCTCACCACGGAGGCGGCCCGGCCCAGGAAGTGA